The following proteins are encoded in a genomic region of Amia ocellicauda isolate fAmiCal2 chromosome 6, fAmiCal2.hap1, whole genome shotgun sequence:
- the atp5pf gene encoding ATP synthase peripheral stalk subunit F6, mitochondrial isoform X1 yields the protein MRGPEVRVGSISGVSVLYSTQSALRVRVSHCSVCSAVSSTSMTVQRLFRLSSLLRSAVSWQLRRNVGLSAAAMTAAKNLDPVQKLFLDKIRDYNTRSKTAGGVVDAGPEYQKNMADELAKLQRLYGSGGEDLAKFPTFTFPEPKLEEVASK from the exons atgcgcgGACCGGAAGTTAGAGTTGGGAGTATTTCCGGCGTATCCGTCCTCTACTCTACCCAGAGTGCACTGCGCGTCCGTGTCAGCCATTGCTCGGTTTGCAGCGCAGTGTCAAGTACAAG tatgaCTGTGCAGCGTCTGTTCCGCCTGTCCTCTCTGCTTCGCTCAGCGGTGTCCTGGCAGCTGCGCAGGAATGTGGGCCTGTCCGCCGCCGCGATGACCGCCGCCAAGAACCTGGACCCCGTGCAGAAGCTGTTCCTGGACAAGATCCGGGACTACAACACACGCAGCAA GACGGCGGGCGGGGTGGTGGACGCCGGCCCAGAGTACCAGAAGAACATGGCGGACGAGCTGGCCAAGCTGCAGCGGCTGTACGGCAGCGGTGGAGAGGACCTGGCCAAGTTCCCCACCTTCACATTCCCCG agcCCAAGCTGGAAGAAGTGGCGTCTAAGTGA
- the atp5pf gene encoding ATP synthase peripheral stalk subunit F6, mitochondrial isoform X2, which produces MTVQRLFRLSSLLRSAVSWQLRRNVGLSAAAMTAAKNLDPVQKLFLDKIRDYNTRSKTAGGVVDAGPEYQKNMADELAKLQRLYGSGGEDLAKFPTFTFPEPKLEEVASK; this is translated from the exons atgaCTGTGCAGCGTCTGTTCCGCCTGTCCTCTCTGCTTCGCTCAGCGGTGTCCTGGCAGCTGCGCAGGAATGTGGGCCTGTCCGCCGCCGCGATGACCGCCGCCAAGAACCTGGACCCCGTGCAGAAGCTGTTCCTGGACAAGATCCGGGACTACAACACACGCAGCAA GACGGCGGGCGGGGTGGTGGACGCCGGCCCAGAGTACCAGAAGAACATGGCGGACGAGCTGGCCAAGCTGCAGCGGCTGTACGGCAGCGGTGGAGAGGACCTGGCCAAGTTCCCCACCTTCACATTCCCCG agcCCAAGCTGGAAGAAGTGGCGTCTAAGTGA
- the gabpa gene encoding GA-binding protein alpha chain — MSKGETEELIEIEIDGQEKQDCMEEGIVEQTITTAEFVTQAIDINEPIGNLKKLLEPRLQCSLEGHEICLQDIQLDPDHSLFDQGVKTDGTVQLSVQVISRQGVEPRLNILEIVKPVETVEVVIDPDAPAGVGEDGQLVEEGQVIALDGSRAGVGTLVADETSEQVTRWAAALEGYRKEQVRLGIPYDPVQWSADQVIHWGVWVMKEFGMVDVDVSGIHIPGRELCGLAQDDFLQRVPHGEILWSHLELLRKYVLASQEQSGQIATVTIDQPVQIIPASVQQPPPAIKVLTSSSKQSKVQRTPRISGGEDRSSPGNRTGNNGQIQLWQFLLELLTDKDARDCISWVGDDGEFKLNQPELVAHKWGQRKNKPTMNYEKLSRALRYYYDGDMICKVQGKRFVYKFVCDLKTLIGYSAAELNHLVTECEQKKLARMQLHGLGQPLTTVTLATSALQDKDNG; from the exons ATGTCGAAGGGAGAGACGGAGGAGCTGATTGAGATCGAGATCGATGGCCAGGAGAAGCAGGACTGCATGGAGGAGGG GATCGTGGAGCAGACCATCACCACGGCCGAGTTCGTCACGCAGGCCATAGACATCAACGAGCCGATCGGGAACCTCAAGAAGCTGCTGGAGCCCCGCCTGCAGTGCTCACTGGAGGGCCATGAGATCTGCCTGCAGGACATCCAG TTGGACCCGGACCACAGCCTGTTTGACCAGGGGGTGAAGACTGACGGCACCGTGCAGCTCAGTGTGCAGGTCATCTCCCGGCAAG GCGTGGAGCCGCGGCTGAACATCCTGGAGATCGTGAAGCCCGTGGAGACGGTGGAGGTGGTGATCGACCCCGACGCCCCGGCTGGGGTGGGCGAGGACGGGCAACTGGTGGAGGAGGGGCAGGTGATCGCGCTGGATGGCTCCCGGGCCGGGGTGGGCACCCTGGTGGCGGACGAGACCTCGGAGCAGGTGACCCGCTGGGCGGCCGCCCTGGAGGGGTACCGCAAGGAGCAGGTCCGGCTGGGCATCCCCTATG ACCCGGTGCAGTGGAGCGCGGACCAGGTGATCCACTGGGGTGTGTGGGTGATGAAGGAGTTCGGCATGGTGGACGTGGACGTGTCGGGGATCCACATCCCCGGGCGGGAGCTGTGCGGCCTGGCGCAGGACGACTTCCTGCAGCGCGTGCCGCACGGGGAGATCCTGTGGAGCCACCTGGAGCTGCTGCGCAAGT ATGTGCTGGCCAGCCAGGAGCAGTCTGGACAGATCGCCACCGTGACCATCGACCAGC ccgTGCAGATCATCCCAGCGTCGGTGCAGCAGCCCCCCCCCGCCATCAAGGTGCTgaccagcagcagcaagcagagCAAGGTGCAGCGCACGCCCCGCATCTCCGGGGGCGAGGACCGCAGCTCCCCCGGGAACCGCACCG GGAACAACGGGCAGATCCAGCTGTGGCAGTTCCTGCTGGAGCTGCTGACGGACAAGGACGCGCGGGACTGCATCTCCTGGGTGGGCGACGACGGCGAGTTCAAGCTCAACCAGCCGGAGCTCGTGGCGCACAAGTGGGGCCAGCGCAAGAACAAGCCCACCATGAACTACGAGAAGCTGAGCCGCGCGCTCCG GTACTACTATGACGGGGACATGATCTGCAAGGTGCAGGGCAAGCGCTTCGTGTACAAGTTCGTGTGCGACCTGAAGACGCTGATCGGCTACAGCGCCGCCGAGCTCAACCACCTGGTGACGGAGTGCGAGCAGAAGAAGCTGGCCCGGATGCAGCTGCACGGGCTGGGCCAGCCGCTCACCACCGTCACGCTGGCCACCAGTGCGCTGCAGGACAAGGACAACGGCTGA
- the LOC136750748 gene encoding amyloid-beta A4 protein isoform X2, giving the protein MVDHSALLLLLIAAGSARAVEVPTDGSVGLLAEPQVAMFCGKLNMHVNVQSGRWEPDPTGTRSCIGTKEGILQYCQEVYPELQITNVVEANQPVSIQNWCKKGRQQCRSHLHIVVPYRCLVGEFVSDALLVPDKCKFLHQERMDMCESHLHWHTVAKESCGDRSMNLHDYGMLLPCGIDRFRGVEFVCCPSEAERDDSAQLEEDDSDVWWGGADTDYTDNSEPREAGQAEVKEEGAEAALGEDDEDVEEEEEEEEEEDDETEEPEASERTTSVAMTTTTTTTTESVEEVVRVPTTAPSPPDAVDRYLETPGDENEHAHFQKAKESLEAKHRDRMSQVMREWEEAERQAKNLPRADKKAVIQHFQEKVESLEQEAASERQQLVETHMARVEALLNDRRRLALENYLTALQADPPKPRHVFSLLRKYVRAEQKDRQHTIKHYEHVRMVDPKKAAQIRPQVLTHLRVIEERMNQSLGLLYKVPGVADDIQEQVDELVQREQADVWEQVASLQSEGRVSYGNDALMPSLADSTAPLDLLPQEEGGIGRDGLGYIHPGGFGPANTQNQVEPIDVRPAPDRGLPTRPGSGLPGVIVEEVPELRMEAEERHSTGYEVRHQKLVFFAEDVGSNKGAIIGLMVGGVVIATVIVITLVMLRKKQYTSIHHGVVEVDAAVTPEERHLSKMQQNGYENPTYKFFEQMQN; this is encoded by the exons ATGGTGGACCACTCGGcgcttctgctgctgctgatcgCGGCTGGCTCGGCTCGGGCTGTGGAG gTGCCCACGGACGGCTCGGTGGGCCTGCTGGCGGAGCCCCAGGTGGCGATGTTCTGCGGGAAGCTGAACATGCATGTGAACGTGCAGAGCGGCCGCTGGGAGCCCGACCCCACTGGCACACGCAGCTGCATCGGCACCAAGGAGGGGATCCTGCAGTACTGCCAggag gtgtACCCTGAGCTCCAGATCACCAATGTGGTCGAGGCCAACCAGCCGGTCAGCATCCAGAACTGGTGCAAGAAGGGCCGTCAGCAGTGCCGCAGCCACCTGCACATCGTGGTGCCCTATCGCTGCCTGG tgGGGGAGTTTGTGAGCGACGCCCTACTGGTCCCAGACAAGTGTAAGTTCCTGCACCAGGAGCGCATGGACATGTGCGAGAGCCACCTGCACTGGCACACCGTGGCCAAAGAG TCCTGTGGGGACCGCTCCATGAATCTCCATGACTATGGCATGCTGTTGCCATGTGGGATTGACCGCTTCCGTGGCGTGGAGTTCGTGTGCTGCCCCTCGGAGGCGGAGCGTGACGACAGTGCCCAGCTGGAGGAGGACGACTCAGACGTGTGGTGGGGCGGAGCTGACACGGACTACACCGACAacag tGAGCCCCGGGAGGCGGGTCAAGCCGAGGTGAAGGAGGAAGGTGCCGAGGCAGCCCTGGGGGAGGATGACGAGGAtgtggaggaggaagaggaggaggaggaggaggaagacgacGAGACGGAGGAGCCGGAGGCCAGCGAGCGCACCACCAGCGTGGCCATGACGACCACGACCACGACCACCACGGAGTCGGTGGAGGAGGTGGTGCGAG TGCCCACCACCGCCCCCAGCCCCCCCGACGCCGTGGACCGGTATCTGGAGACGCCCGGCGACGAGAACGAACACGCCCACTTCCAGAAGGCCAAGGAGAGCCTGGAGGCCAAGCACCGCGACAGGATGTCACag GTGATGAGAGAGTGGGAGGAGGCAGAGAGACAGGCCAAGAACCTGCCCCGTGCCGACAAGAAGGCCGTCATCCAG CACTTCCAGGAGAAGGTGGAGTCTCTTGAGCAGGAGGCGGCGAGCGAGCGGCAGCAGCTGGTGGAGACGCACATGGCCCGTGTGGAGGCGCTGCTGAACGACCGGCGCCGGCTGGCCCTGGAGAACTACCTCACCGCCCTGCAGGCCGACCCCCCCAAG CCGCGTCACGTGTTCAGCCTGCTGAGGAAGTACGTCCGCGCCGAGCAGAAGGACCGGCAGCACACAATCAAGCACTACGAGCACGTCCGCATGGTCGACCCCAAGAAGGCAGCGCAGATACGGCCACAG GTGCTGACCCACCTGCGGGTGATCGAGGAGCGCATGAACCAGAGTCTGGGGCTGCTGTACAAGGTGCCCGGCGTCGCCGACGACATCCAGGAGCAAGTGG ACGAGCTGGTGCAGAGGGAGCAGGCGGACGTGTGGGAGCAGGTGGCGTCTCTGCAGAGCGAGGGCAGGGTGAGCTACGGCAACGACGCCCTCATGCCCTCGCTGGCGGACAGCACCGCCCCGCTGGACCTGCTACCCCAGGAGGAGGGCGGCATTGGCCGGGACGGGCTGGGCTACATCCACCCCGGCGGCTTCGGACCCGCCAACACCCAGAACCAGG tggAGCCCATCGATGTGCGTCCCGCCCCTGACAGAGGACTCCCCACCCGGCCTG GCTCAGGTCTGCCGGGGGTGATTGTGGAGGAGGTGCCCGAGTTGAGGATGGAGGCAGAGGAGCGACACAGCACTGGGTACGAGGTGCGCCACCAGAAACTG gtgttcTTCGCGGAGGACGTGGGCTCCAATAAGGGGGCCATCATCGGGCTAATGGTGGGAGGCGTCGTCATTGCGACCGTGATTGTGATCACGCTGGTGATGCTGAGGAAGAAGCAGTACACGTCCATCCATCACGGAGTGGTAGAG gTGGACGCGGCAGTGACTCCAGAGGAACGCCACCTGTCCAAGATGCAGCAGAACGGCTATGAGAACCCCACCTACAAGTTCTTCGAGCAGATGCAGAACTGA
- the LOC136750748 gene encoding amyloid-beta A4 protein isoform X1, protein MVDHSALLLLLIAAGSARAVEVPTDGSVGLLAEPQVAMFCGKLNMHVNVQSGRWEPDPTGTRSCIGTKEGILQYCQEVYPELQITNVVEANQPVSIQNWCKKGRQQCRSHLHIVVPYRCLVGEFVSDALLVPDKCKFLHQERMDMCESHLHWHTVAKESCGDRSMNLHDYGMLLPCGIDRFRGVEFVCCPSEAERDDSAQLEEDDSDVWWGGADTDYTDNSEPREAGQAEVKEEGAEAALGEDDEDVEEEEEEEEEEDDETEEPEASERTTSVAMTTTTTTTTESVEEVVREVCSEAAETGPCRAMLPRWFFDSEEGRCAQFIYGGCGGNRNNFDSQEYCLSVCGSVLPTTAPSPPDAVDRYLETPGDENEHAHFQKAKESLEAKHRDRMSQVMREWEEAERQAKNLPRADKKAVIQHFQEKVESLEQEAASERQQLVETHMARVEALLNDRRRLALENYLTALQADPPKPRHVFSLLRKYVRAEQKDRQHTIKHYEHVRMVDPKKAAQIRPQVLTHLRVIEERMNQSLGLLYKVPGVADDIQEQVDELVQREQADVWEQVASLQSEGRVSYGNDALMPSLADSTAPLDLLPQEEGGIGRDGLGYIHPGGFGPANTQNQVEPIDVRPAPDRGLPTRPGSGLPGVIVEEVPELRMEAEERHSTGYEVRHQKLVFFAEDVGSNKGAIIGLMVGGVVIATVIVITLVMLRKKQYTSIHHGVVEVDAAVTPEERHLSKMQQNGYENPTYKFFEQMQN, encoded by the exons ATGGTGGACCACTCGGcgcttctgctgctgctgatcgCGGCTGGCTCGGCTCGGGCTGTGGAG gTGCCCACGGACGGCTCGGTGGGCCTGCTGGCGGAGCCCCAGGTGGCGATGTTCTGCGGGAAGCTGAACATGCATGTGAACGTGCAGAGCGGCCGCTGGGAGCCCGACCCCACTGGCACACGCAGCTGCATCGGCACCAAGGAGGGGATCCTGCAGTACTGCCAggag gtgtACCCTGAGCTCCAGATCACCAATGTGGTCGAGGCCAACCAGCCGGTCAGCATCCAGAACTGGTGCAAGAAGGGCCGTCAGCAGTGCCGCAGCCACCTGCACATCGTGGTGCCCTATCGCTGCCTGG tgGGGGAGTTTGTGAGCGACGCCCTACTGGTCCCAGACAAGTGTAAGTTCCTGCACCAGGAGCGCATGGACATGTGCGAGAGCCACCTGCACTGGCACACCGTGGCCAAAGAG TCCTGTGGGGACCGCTCCATGAATCTCCATGACTATGGCATGCTGTTGCCATGTGGGATTGACCGCTTCCGTGGCGTGGAGTTCGTGTGCTGCCCCTCGGAGGCGGAGCGTGACGACAGTGCCCAGCTGGAGGAGGACGACTCAGACGTGTGGTGGGGCGGAGCTGACACGGACTACACCGACAacag tGAGCCCCGGGAGGCGGGTCAAGCCGAGGTGAAGGAGGAAGGTGCCGAGGCAGCCCTGGGGGAGGATGACGAGGAtgtggaggaggaagaggaggaggaggaggaggaagacgacGAGACGGAGGAGCCGGAGGCCAGCGAGCGCACCACCAGCGTGGCCATGACGACCACGACCACGACCACCACGGAGTCGGTGGAGGAGGTGGTGCGAG aGGTGTGCTCAGAGGCGGCGGAGACCGGGCCGTGCCGGGCCATGTTGCCGCGCTGGTTCTTCGACAGTGAGGAGGGCCGCTGCGCTCAGTTCATCTACGGCGGCTGCGGTGGCAACCGCAACAACTTCGACTCCCAGGAGtactgcctgtctgtgtgcgGCAGCGTGT TGCCCACCACCGCCCCCAGCCCCCCCGACGCCGTGGACCGGTATCTGGAGACGCCCGGCGACGAGAACGAACACGCCCACTTCCAGAAGGCCAAGGAGAGCCTGGAGGCCAAGCACCGCGACAGGATGTCACag GTGATGAGAGAGTGGGAGGAGGCAGAGAGACAGGCCAAGAACCTGCCCCGTGCCGACAAGAAGGCCGTCATCCAG CACTTCCAGGAGAAGGTGGAGTCTCTTGAGCAGGAGGCGGCGAGCGAGCGGCAGCAGCTGGTGGAGACGCACATGGCCCGTGTGGAGGCGCTGCTGAACGACCGGCGCCGGCTGGCCCTGGAGAACTACCTCACCGCCCTGCAGGCCGACCCCCCCAAG CCGCGTCACGTGTTCAGCCTGCTGAGGAAGTACGTCCGCGCCGAGCAGAAGGACCGGCAGCACACAATCAAGCACTACGAGCACGTCCGCATGGTCGACCCCAAGAAGGCAGCGCAGATACGGCCACAG GTGCTGACCCACCTGCGGGTGATCGAGGAGCGCATGAACCAGAGTCTGGGGCTGCTGTACAAGGTGCCCGGCGTCGCCGACGACATCCAGGAGCAAGTGG ACGAGCTGGTGCAGAGGGAGCAGGCGGACGTGTGGGAGCAGGTGGCGTCTCTGCAGAGCGAGGGCAGGGTGAGCTACGGCAACGACGCCCTCATGCCCTCGCTGGCGGACAGCACCGCCCCGCTGGACCTGCTACCCCAGGAGGAGGGCGGCATTGGCCGGGACGGGCTGGGCTACATCCACCCCGGCGGCTTCGGACCCGCCAACACCCAGAACCAGG tggAGCCCATCGATGTGCGTCCCGCCCCTGACAGAGGACTCCCCACCCGGCCTG GCTCAGGTCTGCCGGGGGTGATTGTGGAGGAGGTGCCCGAGTTGAGGATGGAGGCAGAGGAGCGACACAGCACTGGGTACGAGGTGCGCCACCAGAAACTG gtgttcTTCGCGGAGGACGTGGGCTCCAATAAGGGGGCCATCATCGGGCTAATGGTGGGAGGCGTCGTCATTGCGACCGTGATTGTGATCACGCTGGTGATGCTGAGGAAGAAGCAGTACACGTCCATCCATCACGGAGTGGTAGAG gTGGACGCGGCAGTGACTCCAGAGGAACGCCACCTGTCCAAGATGCAGCAGAACGGCTATGAGAACCCCACCTACAAGTTCTTCGAGCAGATGCAGAACTGA
- the cyyr1 gene encoding cysteine and tyrosine-rich protein 1 isoform X1 → MDGVGTGRALPSLRLLRDSLLLCLLAGECASLLCRGGAECSGCVEYCCDGSPPFCCSYYAYVGDVLSGTAIAGIVFGVVFLMGAVAGVFLCICMCVKSGRGARVGVFRATHLNTITQGYPGAPPPYSYDYEMHLHDDLPPPYTPTPPRTVQLPPPPPYPGYNRK, encoded by the exons ATGGACGGAGTCGGGACCGGACGCGCACTGCCCTCCCTGCGGCTGCTGCGGGACTCGCTGCTGCTGTGCCTGCTGGCCGGTGAGTGCGCGTCCCTGCTGT GCCGCGGGGGTGCTGAGTGCTCGGGCTGTGTGGAGTACTGCTGTGACGGCTCTCCGCCCTTCTGCTGCTCCTACTACGCCTACGTGGGGGACGTGCTCTC gggCACAGCGATCGCAGGGATCGTGTTCGGTGTGGTGTTCCTGATGGGCGCCGTGGCCGGCGTGTTCCTGTGCatctgcatgtgtgtgaagaGCGGCCGCGGCGCCCGTGTGGGCGTGTTCAGAGCCACGCACCTCAACACCATCACTCAGGGATACCCAG gagcCCCCCCTCCCTACAGCTATGATTACGAGATGCACCTTCATGATGACTTGCCTCCTCcctacacccccaccccccccaggaCTGTGCAGCTGCCCCCCCCGCCTCCCTACCCCGGCTACAACCGCAAATAG
- the cyyr1 gene encoding cysteine and tyrosine-rich protein 1 isoform X2 has product MDGVGTGRALPSLRLLRDSLLLCLLAGRGGAECSGCVEYCCDGSPPFCCSYYAYVGDVLSGTAIAGIVFGVVFLMGAVAGVFLCICMCVKSGRGARVGVFRATHLNTITQGYPGAPPPYSYDYEMHLHDDLPPPYTPTPPRTVQLPPPPPYPGYNRK; this is encoded by the exons ATGGACGGAGTCGGGACCGGACGCGCACTGCCCTCCCTGCGGCTGCTGCGGGACTCGCTGCTGCTGTGCCTGCTGGCCG GCCGCGGGGGTGCTGAGTGCTCGGGCTGTGTGGAGTACTGCTGTGACGGCTCTCCGCCCTTCTGCTGCTCCTACTACGCCTACGTGGGGGACGTGCTCTC gggCACAGCGATCGCAGGGATCGTGTTCGGTGTGGTGTTCCTGATGGGCGCCGTGGCCGGCGTGTTCCTGTGCatctgcatgtgtgtgaagaGCGGCCGCGGCGCCCGTGTGGGCGTGTTCAGAGCCACGCACCTCAACACCATCACTCAGGGATACCCAG gagcCCCCCCTCCCTACAGCTATGATTACGAGATGCACCTTCATGATGACTTGCCTCCTCcctacacccccaccccccccaggaCTGTGCAGCTGCCCCCCCCGCCTCCCTACCCCGGCTACAACCGCAAATAG